A window of the Gossypium hirsutum isolate 1008001.06 chromosome A03, Gossypium_hirsutum_v2.1, whole genome shotgun sequence genome harbors these coding sequences:
- the LOC107963915 gene encoding lactoylglutathione lyase: protein MASLDSKESPANNPGLHFPPDEATKGYIMQQTMFRIKDPKRTLEFYSRVLGMTLLNKVDVPYMKMTLYMMGYEDVSSAPNDPVEKTIWTFGRPATMELTHFWGTENDPEFKGYHDGNSEPIGFGHIGITVDDMYKACERFESLGVEFVKKPSDGFAFIKDPDGYWIEIFDLKGIRQIVNSLA, encoded by the exons ATGGCGTCATTGGATTCAAAAGAATCACCTGCCAATAACCCAGGCCTTCATTTTCCCCCTGACGAAGCCACCAAAGGCTACATCATGCAGCAAACC ATGTTTCGTATTAAGGATCCAAAACGTACTCTTGAATTTTATAGTCGTGTTTTGGGCATGAC GTTGCTTAACAAAGTGGATGTTCCATATATGAAAATGACATTGTATATGATGGGATATGAG GATGTTTCATCAGCACCAAATGACCCAGTTGAGAAAACTATTTGGACATTTGGAAGACCAGCTACTATGGAACTAACACA CTTTTGGGGTACCGAAAACGATCCTGAATTCAAAGGATACCACGATGGGAATTCAGAACCTATTGGCTTTG GGCACATTGGCATTACCGTGGATGACATGTACAAGGCATGCGAGAGATTTGAAAGTCTTGGAGTAGAATTTGTCAAAAAACCAAGCGATG GTTTTGCATTCATCAAGGATCCTGATGGTTATTGGATCGAAATCTTTGATTTGAAAGGAATTAGACAAATAGTTAACAGTTTAGCTTAA
- the LOC107963918 gene encoding serine carboxypeptidase-like: protein MASTFFEKLILLSLFLLVSPLLAKAVSPWKTQLHSSPTAKIQAEKLIRGLNLFPRHAANEGVNEDLTNEPSKIVEKQFKFPVIDAPGPSIQNFAHHAGYYKLPHSKSARMFYFFFESRNSEKDPVVIWLTGGPGCSSELALFYENGPFHLTKNLSLLWNDYGWDKASNILFVDQPIGTGFSYTSDDTDIRHDENGVSSDLYDFLQAFFKQHPQYVKNDFYITGESYAGHYIPAFAVRVHQGNKAKQGIHINLKGFAIGNGLTNPEIQYQAYPDFALNSSLISQSDYVNIKKLVPSCVQAIKSCGSDGGDACVDSYEICNNVFNQILRIAGTVNYYDIRKQCEGDMCYDFSDVETFLNLKSVREALGVGDIDFVSCSSVVYEAMLMDWMRNFEVGIPSLLEDGIKVLIYAGEYDLICNWLGNSKWVHAMTWSGQKGFGSSPIVPFVVDGVEAGKLKTHGPLTFLKVHDAGHMVPMDQPKASLQMLQKWMHGEIASSETAERIAPK from the exons atggccTCAACTTTCTTTGAAAAACTCATTTTGCTTTCACTTTTTTTGCTGGTTTCACCATTGTTGGCCAAGGCTGTTTCACCATGGAAAACCCAACTTCACTCATCTCCCACTGCAAAAATACAAGCAGAAAAGCTCATACGAGGGCTTAATTTGTTCCCAAGACATGCTGCTAATGAAGGAGTCAATGAAGACCTTACAAATGAGCCTTCAAAGATTGTTGAAAAGCAATTCAAATTCCCAGTTATTGATGCTCCTGGTCcttctattcaaaattttgctCATCATGCTGGATACTATAAGCTTCCACATTCTAAATCTGCAAG GATGTTTTACTTTTTCTTCGAATCTCGGAACAGCGAGAAGGACCCTGTGGTGATTTGGCTGACCGGAGGTCCAGGATGCAGCAGTGAATTGGCATTGTTTTATGAAAATGGCCCTTTCCATCTAACTAAAAACTTGTCACTTTTATGGAATGACTATGGCTGGGACAAG GCATCGAACATTCTGTTTGTAGATCAGCCGATTGGAACCGGTTTCAGTTACACTTCAGATGATACCGACATTCGTCATGATGAAAACGGTGTCAGCAGCGATTTGTACGACTTTTTGCAGGCCTTTTTCAAGCAGCATCCTCAGTATGTTAAGAATGACTTTTACATAACCGGAGAATCGTATGCCGGGCATTATATTCCGGCTTTTGCCGTTCGAGTTCACCAAGGAAACAAAGCAAAGCAGGGAATTCATATCAACCTTAAG GGTTTCGCCATCGGTAATGGCCTAACGAACCCCGAAATTCAGTATCAAGCATACCCAGATTTTGCTTTGAACTCAAGTCTGATTTCACAATCTGATTATGTCAATATCAAGAAGTTGGTTCCATCATGTGTGCAGGCAATCAAAAGCTGTG GCTCCGATGGTGGAGATGCTTGTGTGGATTCATACGAAATCTGCAACAATGTCTTCAATCAGATATTGAGGATAGCTGGTACTGTAAAT TACTATGACATTAGAAAGCAGTGTGAAGGAGACATGTGTTACGATTTCTCGGACGTCGAGACATTCCTGAACCTGAAATCAGTTAGAGAAGCACTCGGGGTCGGAGACATCGATTTTGTCTCATGCAGCAGCGTGGTCTACGAAGCTATGCTTATGGACTGGATGAGAAACTTCGAAGTTGGTATCCCTTCTCTCCTTGAAGATGGCATAAAGGTCCTCATATATGCTGGAGAGTATGACCTTATATGTAACTGGCTTG GGAATTCAAAGTGGGTTCATGCAATGACATGGTCCGGGCAGAAAGGTTTCGGTTCATCCCCTATTGTTCCGTTTGTTGTTGATGGTGTAGAAGCCGGGAAACTTAAAACCCATGGTCCTCTCACTTTCCTCAAG GTCCATGATGCTGGTCACATGGTTCCAATGGATCAACCAAAGGCTTCATTACAGATGTTGCAGAAATGGATGCATGGGGAAATAGCCTCCTCTGAAACAGCTGAGAGGATTGCTCCTAAATAG
- the LOC107963916 gene encoding lactoylglutathione lyase — MASLDSKESPANNPGLQFPPDEATKGYIMQQTMFRIKDPKRTLEFYSRVLGMTLLNKVDVPYMKMTLYMMGYEDVSSAPSDPVEKTIWTFGRPATMELTHFWGTENDPEFKGYHDGNSEPIGFGHIGITVDDMYKACERFESLGVEFVKKPSDGFAFIKDPDGYWIEIFDLNGIRQIVNTLA; from the exons ATGGCGTCATTGGATTCAAAAGAATCACCTGCCAATAACCCAGGCCTTCAGTTTCCCCCTGACGAAGCCACCAAGGGCTACATCATGCAGCAAACC ATGTTTCGTATTAAGGATCCAAAACGAACTCTTGAATTTTATAGTCGTGTTTTGGGCATGAC GCTGCTTAACAAAGTGGATGTTCCATATATGAAAATGACATTGTATATGATGGGATATGAG GATGTTTCATCAGCACCAAGCGACCCAGTTGAGAAAACTATTTGGACATTTGGAAGACCAGCTACTATGGAACTAACACA CTTTTGGGGTACCGAAAACGATCCCGAGTTCAAAGGATATCACGATGGGAATTCGGAACCTATTGGATTTG GGCACATTGGCATTACCGTGGATGACATGTACAAGGCATGCGAGAGATTTGAAAGTCTTGGAGTGGAATTTGTCAAAAAACCAAGTGATG GTTTTGCATTCATCAAGGATCCTGATGGTTATTGGATCGAAATCTTTGATTTGAACGGAATTAGACAAATAGTTAATACTTTAGCTTGA